The following DNA comes from Streptomyces sp. NBC_00690.
GCACGCTGTTCGGCCGGCTGTCTGTCCGCTGTCCCGCGGGTTGGCCAGGTTGGCGATGCATCCCTGCTGTGCCCTTGGCCCACGCGCCGCGGGTCGGTTCACGAGACTACGAATTGCGGACGCGGGGATGGCTGATGGCGTTCCGGCGTGGGCCGCTGCGGCGCGATGATTCGTGCGGATGCAGCGCAGGACGAGCGGGGCCGTGGGCGTGGTTCGCGGAACGAGTTCGCGTTGCGGTTGCGAGGCGTCTCGTTGAGCCGGCCCCGGACGTTTGCCCTGCTCGCCTGCTCGCCTGCTCGCCTGCTCGCCTGCTCGCCTGCTCGCCTGCTCGACAGGGTGACTGGGCTACGGGACGGGGTGTTTGAGCGGGTGCCGCGTTTCGTTGCTCAGTGGCGTGCTTGAGCCGGTTCGCCGGTGCATTGCACGACTCGGGCATTGAGCTGGCCTTAGACGGTTGGCGCCGCCGCGAGGACAAGCACTCTTCGCCGTCTAGAGCGGATGGGTCTCCAACCCGAGCCGCCTGTCGCGTACCGTCTCCGCCTCGCGTCGCACCAGACGGAACCACATGAACAACACGAACGCGGCGAAGACGAACCACTCCCCGGTGTACCCCAGGTTCTGGAACGCCTTCAGGTCCAGCCCACTGCCTTCGGGGATGGACGCAGGCACTGCCACCAGTCCTGCATCAGCCTTGGTCAGCGTGACCCATGCGTCATGGACGTCATCCGGCACCAGGTTGACCAGCGACGCGGCACTGATCATCCCCAGCTGACCGCTGGGCAGCCCGCCACCTGTGTGCACCCCGTCGGTGCCCGCGTTCTCATTGGCCTGAAGAGCGCCGACCACCGTGACCACACCGTCCGGCACTGCGGGTGCCGGCGCACCCTTGGCCAGCCACCCCCGTACGACAGGAAGGGTCCGGCCACCGTCCGTCTTGAGGAGGGTCAGGACGTAGGAGCCGCTCTTTCCGTCCACGGTCCGGTCGGGTACGAGGAACTGCTCCCCGTACACACCGGTGGCACGCGCATGCCGGCCCGAGGTCTCCTTGTCGACGGGAAGCAACTCGTCCAACGGCTCGACGGCCATCTCACCGGGAGCGGGAGCGTCCTGGGCATCCCGATGGGTCTCGACCCGGTCCTCGAACTTCCCGAGCTGCCAGGAACCCATGAAGATGCAGAAGGGGATCGCCAGCACGACGAAGACGTTGATGCCCCACCAGCGGGGCGTCAGCAGGAACCGGTACACCCCCCCACCGTACGGAATGCGACTGCCGGCCCGTGTGCCGCCCCCCTCCCCGAAGGTCATTCGGCCCTGCGCGTGGCTCCCTGCCGTCGGTCAGCACTCCGGGAGGTCGAGGGCCCGGGTGGATGCGTACGATCCACCCGCCCCTCGCTCCCGGAGTCGGTGTGCTCGACTCACCAGCTCACCAGACCACCTCGTGGAGCAGATCCCCTCGTGGACCAGCTCACTCCGCGCACCGGCTCGGTGCCGAGGCGCGATCAGTCGCGGCCCGTATTGCTCACCACCTCCGCGAGATGGGTTTCGGCGAAAGCGATCTCCAGAGCGAGCTGCTTGATCCGCTCCTCCACCACCAGCGAGCCATGCCCTGCGTCATAGCGGTACACCTCATGGACCGCCCCACGCGCGGACAGCCGGTCCACGTAGTTCTCGATCTGGCGGATGGGACAGCGCGGATCGTTGACGCCCGCCGAGATGTAGACGGGCGCCCGCACCGCATCCACATAGCTCAGGGGCGAGGACGCCTCGAACCGCTCCGGCACTTCCTCCGGCGTGCCCCCGAGCAAGGTGCGGTCCATGGCCTTCAGGGCTTCCATCTCGTCGTGATAGGCCGTGACGTAGTCGGCGACCGGCACCGCCGCGATGCCCAGCGCCCAGGCGTCGGGCTGTGTCCCCAGACCGAGCAGGGTGAGATAGCCGCCCCATGATCCCCCCGAGAGGACCAGCCGGTCCGGGTCGGCCAGCCCGGATAGCACGGCCCACTCACGGACGGCCGCGATGTCCTCCAGCTCGATCAGCCCCACCCGGTGCTTGAGGGCGTCCGTCCACTCCCGTCCGTAACCCGTCGACCCTCGGTAGTTGACCCGAACCACCGCATAGCCGTGGTCGATCCAGGCGGCGGGCCCCGACGCGAAGGCATCGCTGTCGTGCCAGGTCGGACCCCCGTGGATGTCGAAGACCGTCGGCACCGGACCGCTCGCCCCCGCGGGTCGCTGCACCAGTGCATGGATCCGCCCTCCGGGGCCCTCCACCCAGACGTCCTCCACCGACACCGACTCCGGCGCCTTCATCCCGGGCGGGTCGAGCACCACGGCACCGTTCGTCGATCGCACCTGCGGCGGGAGGGCAGCCGACGACCACAGGTACTCCACCTCGCCTCCGGGGCGGGCCGTCGCGCCGGAGACCGAGCCCGCCGGGGTGTCGATCCTGGCCAGCTCCCGCGTCGACAGGTCGTAGCGCCACAGCTCGCCACGGGCTTCAAAACTGTGGGCTACCAGCAGACCCGACCCGTCGGGATACCACTCCGCAGAGACGTCGCCGG
Coding sequences within:
- a CDS encoding S9 family peptidase, encoding MTETTESMPDWEKRFRAPRVSLPDWAEDAPDRSLFVSNATGTYELYAWDRSTGGQRQATDRPSGTTDGVLSPDGQWIWWFSDTDGDEFGVWLKQPFGGGDDSPAAPGLPPSYSAGLAIGRHGASVVGRSTDEEGTTLHIVREGAEPVEIYRHRESAGVGDLSHDGEWVAIEHTEHGDAMHSALRVLRLDGIPVAELDDTKGGTEELGLAVLGFAPVAGDTRLLVAHQRRGRWEPMIWDIASGEESDLALDLPGDVSAEWYPDGSGLLVAHSFEARGELWRYDLSTRELARIDTPAGSVSGATARPGGEVEYLWSSAALPPQVRSTNGAVVLDPPGMKAPESVSVEDVWVEGPGGRIHALVQRPAGASGPVPTVFDIHGGPTWHDSDAFASGPAAWIDHGYAVVRVNYRGSTGYGREWTDALKHRVGLIELEDIAAVREWAVLSGLADPDRLVLSGGSWGGYLTLLGLGTQPDAWALGIAAVPVADYVTAYHDEMEALKAMDRTLLGGTPEEVPERFEASSPLSYVDAVRAPVYISAGVNDPRCPIRQIENYVDRLSARGAVHEVYRYDAGHGSLVVEERIKQLALEIAFAETHLAEVVSNTGRD
- a CDS encoding SURF1 family protein, yielding MYRFLLTPRWWGINVFVVLAIPFCIFMGSWQLGKFEDRVETHRDAQDAPAPGEMAVEPLDELLPVDKETSGRHARATGVYGEQFLVPDRTVDGKSGSYVLTLLKTDGGRTLPVVRGWLAKGAPAPAVPDGVVTVVGALQANENAGTDGVHTGGGLPSGQLGMISAASLVNLVPDDVHDAWVTLTKADAGLVAVPASIPEGSGLDLKAFQNLGYTGEWFVFAAFVLFMWFRLVRREAETVRDRRLGLETHPL